The following proteins come from a genomic window of Sphingobium cloacae:
- a CDS encoding SDR family oxidoreductase, protein MTDHSIKGKTVIIAGGGKNLGGLIARDLAAHGAKAIAIHYNSAASKAETDATVAAVKAAGAEAIPIQADLATAGAVEKLFADTVAAIGRPDIAINTVGKVLKKPIVEISEAEYDEMSAVNAKTAFFFIKEAGKHLNDNGKLVTLVTSLLGAFTPFYSSYAGTKAPVEHFTRAASREFGERGISVTAIGPGPMDTPFFYPAEGADAVAYHKTAAALSGFSKTGLTDIEDIVPYIRFMVSDGWWMTGQTILVNGGYTTK, encoded by the coding sequence ATGACCGACCACAGCATCAAAGGCAAAACCGTCATCATCGCCGGCGGCGGGAAGAATCTGGGCGGGCTGATCGCCCGCGATCTCGCGGCGCATGGCGCGAAAGCGATCGCCATCCATTACAACAGCGCGGCGTCCAAGGCCGAAACCGATGCGACAGTAGCCGCAGTGAAAGCGGCGGGAGCCGAGGCGATCCCCATACAGGCAGACCTTGCCACAGCAGGCGCCGTTGAGAAGTTGTTCGCGGATACGGTCGCCGCCATCGGTCGTCCGGACATCGCCATCAATACGGTCGGCAAGGTGCTGAAGAAGCCGATCGTCGAGATATCCGAAGCGGAATATGACGAGATGAGCGCGGTTAACGCCAAGACAGCCTTTTTTTTCATCAAGGAAGCGGGCAAGCACCTCAACGACAACGGCAAGCTGGTGACGCTCGTTACCTCGCTACTCGGCGCCTTCACGCCCTTCTATTCGAGCTATGCCGGCACCAAGGCCCCCGTCGAGCATTTCACGCGGGCGGCTTCCAGGGAGTTCGGCGAGCGCGGCATTTCCGTGACGGCGATCGGGCCTGGCCCGATGGACACACCCTTCTTCTATCCGGCCGAAGGCGCCGACGCCGTCGCCTATCACAAGACCGCAGCGGCTCTGTCCGGCTTCTCGAAGACCGGCCTCACCGACATCGAGGATATCGTCCCCTATATCCGCTTCATGGTGTCGGACGGCTGGTGGATGACCGGCCAGACCATCCTCGTCAATGGCGGCTACACCACGAAGTAA
- a CDS encoding LysR substrate-binding domain-containing protein, whose protein sequence is MIADVEETENLFRQTAAQPSGKLRIDVPGRIGRLVIAPALPGFLDMYPKIDIDLGVTDRAVDLIEDGVDCVVRVGPLSDSGLISRPIGKLPLINVASPAYLDLHGTPHIPDDLTHHWAVNYASPSNGRVEDWEWIENDALRTKLLSGRVTVNSAEAYIACCLAGLGLIQIPAYDVRAHLQAGELVEVMPDHRAEPLQMTLLYPHRQHLSHRLQVFADWLEALLKRQLLE, encoded by the coding sequence GTGATCGCCGACGTCGAGGAGACCGAAAACCTGTTCCGGCAGACAGCTGCCCAACCTTCAGGCAAGCTGCGGATCGATGTTCCCGGGCGGATCGGGCGCCTTGTCATTGCACCGGCGCTTCCGGGCTTTCTCGATATGTATCCCAAGATCGACATTGATCTCGGCGTGACCGATCGCGCCGTGGACCTGATAGAGGACGGCGTCGACTGTGTCGTCCGGGTGGGACCTTTAAGCGATTCCGGTCTGATTTCGCGGCCGATCGGCAAGCTGCCGCTGATCAATGTCGCCAGTCCCGCCTATCTGGACCTTCATGGAACGCCGCACATACCAGACGATCTCACGCACCATTGGGCCGTCAATTACGCGTCTCCCTCCAATGGACGGGTCGAAGACTGGGAGTGGATCGAAAACGACGCGCTTCGCACGAAGCTGCTGAGCGGGCGTGTCACCGTCAACAGCGCCGAGGCCTATATCGCCTGTTGTCTGGCCGGTCTCGGATTAATCCAGATCCCGGCTTACGACGTGCGCGCCCATCTCCAGGCAGGCGAACTGGTCGAAGTGATGCCGGATCATCGCGCCGAGCCACTGCAGATGACCTTGCTCTATCCGCACAGGCAGCATCTCTCGCACCGGCTTCAGGTCTTTGCCGATTGGCTCGAAGCGCTGCTCAAGCGGCAACTGTTGGAATAG